A stretch of the Bradyrhizobium sp. CCBAU 53351 genome encodes the following:
- a CDS encoding LysR family transcriptional regulator → MGIRTESVSAMSAFVQAAELRSFKLAGQQLALSSSAIGKTIAKLEDQLGARLFHRSTRAIALTREGEIFLERCRRVLGELEAAEAELAQTTASPQGRLRVGVPFAGDLLTPLFGEFVSKYPEIELDLDYDDRLVDVIDDGFDAVIRSGEVSDSRLMHVKLGDFSSRMVASPGYLDRAGVPRRACDLAKHRLLHHRFYETGKLADWGPAIPEGTVLPVAIAATSLEPLIRLAEAGHGIASVPYFAVADRIRSGTLREVLSGAKRNNRALRLLWPRSNFPLPKVSVFVKFMMESLKITLREG, encoded by the coding sequence ATGGGCATCCGAACGGAGAGCGTGAGCGCCATGTCGGCGTTCGTGCAGGCCGCCGAACTGCGGAGCTTCAAGCTGGCGGGCCAGCAGTTGGCGCTGTCCTCTTCCGCGATCGGAAAGACGATCGCGAAGCTCGAGGATCAACTGGGGGCGCGGCTCTTCCATCGTTCGACCCGGGCGATCGCGCTGACCCGGGAAGGCGAGATCTTTCTAGAGCGCTGCCGGCGCGTGCTCGGCGAACTCGAGGCGGCAGAGGCTGAACTGGCGCAGACGACGGCAAGTCCGCAGGGACGGCTCCGCGTGGGCGTTCCCTTCGCCGGCGACCTGCTGACGCCGCTGTTCGGGGAGTTCGTGTCGAAATATCCGGAGATCGAACTCGACCTCGACTACGACGACCGTCTCGTCGACGTAATCGACGACGGCTTCGACGCCGTCATCCGATCCGGCGAGGTGAGCGACAGCCGCCTGATGCACGTGAAGCTCGGAGACTTCTCGTCGCGGATGGTCGCCTCGCCCGGCTATCTCGACCGAGCGGGAGTGCCCCGAAGGGCTTGCGATCTCGCGAAACACCGGCTGCTGCACCACCGCTTCTACGAGACCGGAAAGCTCGCCGATTGGGGGCCCGCGATTCCCGAAGGCACGGTCCTGCCGGTGGCGATCGCGGCCACCTCGCTGGAGCCGCTAATCCGACTGGCGGAGGCGGGTCATGGAATCGCTTCCGTGCCTTATTTCGCCGTCGCCGACCGCATCCGGTCCGGCACGCTCCGCGAGGTGCTGTCTGGAGCCAAGAGAAACAACCGGGCGCTCCGCCTGCTGTGGCCACGCAGCAATTTCCCGCTGCCGAAGGTGTCCGTGTTCGTGAAGTTCATGATGGAATCGCTAAAAATTACGTTGCGGGAAGGTTGA
- a CDS encoding transposase has protein sequence MMGHRQVEQAALFYEFSLERHIPADHLLRSIDRFVDLEEVRQDLAPFYSSIGRPSIDPELMIRMLLIGYCFGIRSERRLCDEVHLNLAYRWFCRLGLDGAVPDHSTFSKNRHGRFRQSDLFRCVFESVLRRCIEERLVGGEGFAVDASLIKADANRQKGIEGDKGLPPEAAGRAIDEYLAVLDDAAFGAATEVTPKFVSPSDPAARWTGAHGGQAFFAYSTNYLIDIENAIIVDVEATTAIRQAEVLAAKRMIERSLERFDLYPSRLLGDSGYGSAEMLAWLVYEHGIEPHVTVFDKSARTDGIFSRDDFTYDHAGDVYRCPGGKVLTTTGTLVNDGATMLYLASKHDCDRCALKSRCCPKQPSRRVPRSIYEGARDMARQIARSWEGRTSRRLRKKIEMLFAHLKRILKLDRLRLRGPNGAHDEFILAATAQNLRKMAKLIPMSTPRLA, from the coding sequence ATGATGGGACATCGGCAAGTCGAGCAGGCCGCGTTGTTCTATGAGTTCTCGCTGGAAAGGCATATCCCGGCCGACCACTTGCTCCGGTCGATCGATAGATTTGTCGACCTTGAAGAGGTCAGACAGGACCTGGCGCCTTTCTACAGTAGTATCGGTCGACCTTCGATCGATCCCGAGCTGATGATCCGGATGCTGCTGATCGGTTACTGCTTCGGCATTCGATCGGAGCGGCGCCTGTGCGATGAGGTCCACCTTAACTTGGCCTACCGATGGTTCTGCCGGCTTGGTCTAGATGGCGCAGTACCTGATCACTCGACGTTCTCCAAGAACAGGCATGGCCGCTTCCGACAGAGCGACCTCTTCCGGTGCGTGTTCGAGAGCGTTTTGCGTCGCTGTATCGAGGAGCGGCTGGTCGGTGGTGAAGGATTCGCCGTCGATGCGAGCCTGATCAAGGCCGATGCCAATCGGCAGAAGGGGATCGAAGGCGACAAGGGACTTCCACCGGAGGCTGCCGGCCGAGCGATCGACGAGTATCTGGCTGTCCTCGATGATGCCGCGTTCGGAGCAGCCACCGAAGTGACCCCGAAGTTCGTGTCGCCCTCCGACCCAGCGGCGCGCTGGACGGGAGCGCACGGCGGCCAAGCCTTCTTTGCCTACTCGACGAACTACCTGATCGACATCGAGAACGCGATCATCGTCGATGTTGAGGCGACGACGGCAATCCGGCAGGCGGAGGTATTGGCTGCCAAGCGCATGATTGAGCGCTCGCTGGAGCGGTTTGATCTCTATCCGAGCCGGCTCCTCGGCGACAGCGGCTATGGCTCGGCCGAGATGCTCGCCTGGCTGGTCTATGAGCATGGCATCGAGCCGCACGTTACAGTCTTCGACAAGTCGGCTCGCACAGACGGGATCTTCTCGCGCGACGACTTCACCTATGACCACGCCGGGGACGTTTATCGTTGCCCCGGCGGCAAAGTTCTTACCACGACCGGAACGCTGGTGAATGATGGCGCCACCATGCTTTACCTTGCCAGCAAGCACGATTGTGATCGCTGCGCATTGAAGTCCCGATGCTGCCCCAAGCAGCCATCACGGAGGGTGCCACGCTCGATCTACGAGGGCGCTCGCGACATGGCGCGCCAGATCGCAAGATCATGGGAGGGCCGCACCTCGCGTCGGCTCCGCAAGAAGATCGAGATGCTGTTCGCGCACCTCAAGCGCATCCTCAAACTCGACCGTCTACGCTTACGAGGTCCAAACGGTGCGCATGACGAGTTCATCCTGGCGGCCACCGCCCAGAACCTAAGAAAGATGGCCAAGCTGATCCCGATGTCCACCCCGAGGCTCGCATAG
- a CDS encoding ABC transporter substrate binding protein — protein sequence MAQYCDRIFKGAKPAELPVEQPVIFELSLNLKTATFFGIKFPDHLIARADKIIE from the coding sequence GTGGCTCAATATTGCGACAGGATATTCAAGGGAGCAAAGCCCGCGGAACTACCGGTCGAACAGCCCGTGATTTTTGAACTTTCGCTCAACCTTAAGACAGCAACTTTCTTCGGAATAAAATTTCCGGATCACCTCATCGCCCGAGCCGACAAAATTATCGAGTGA
- a CDS encoding ABC transporter substrate-binding protein, translated as MLRRNFVKAVACSPLVWPAILSAEQTRNTPWRIAHVYPGKYDNPSDLALYDVFRGELRKLGYAEGKNLIIDQRSAEAILERLPSFYEELIALRPDVIVAITTPAIAAAQKATSSIPIVMAPATDPIGSGFIKSYARPGGNITGMANMNGDALGKAIELLHDIVPSAKRIAVLLSNNPTHPQQYDLAETAIRGLNLTAVRVVAPTPADLEQAFEVMKRENSDALFVLADVTRPSIVTLAAKSRTPTIYQTAVYAPMGG; from the coding sequence ATGTTGAGGCGCAACTTCGTAAAGGCCGTCGCTTGCAGTCCTTTAGTTTGGCCGGCCATCTTAAGCGCGGAGCAAACGCGAAACACACCTTGGCGTATCGCCCATGTCTATCCGGGGAAATACGACAACCCCTCGGATTTAGCTTTGTATGACGTCTTTCGCGGAGAACTGCGGAAGCTGGGCTATGCGGAAGGAAAAAACCTGATCATAGATCAGCGAAGCGCCGAGGCAATACTGGAGCGCTTACCGTCGTTTTATGAAGAGCTAATTGCACTTCGTCCCGACGTCATTGTCGCAATCACTACACCGGCAATAGCCGCGGCACAGAAGGCGACATCCTCTATTCCCATTGTCATGGCACCAGCTACTGATCCCATTGGATCCGGCTTCATCAAAAGCTACGCGCGCCCGGGCGGCAACATAACTGGCATGGCTAACATGAACGGAGACGCGCTGGGGAAGGCCATCGAGTTGCTCCACGATATCGTGCCGTCCGCGAAGCGAATTGCTGTTCTGTTGTCCAACAATCCAACTCACCCACAACAGTACGACCTTGCCGAAACCGCGATAAGGGGCTTGAACCTCACTGCGGTTCGAGTGGTGGCACCAACACCGGCCGATTTAGAGCAGGCGTTTGAGGTAATGAAAAGAGAAAACAGCGATGCTCTGTTTGTGCTTGCCGATGTAACGCGCCCAAGCATCGTCACCTTAGCAGCAAAGTCACGAACTCCGACCATCTATCAGACCGCTGTCTACGCTCCTATGGGGGGGTAG